The Pirellulales bacterium region CCCGCGCGGGGCGTCGCTATCCGGCATGTTTCGACGTGGATGATTATGCGTCGCGCACCGCGAGCCTGCGTTTGCCCGAATCCAACGATTCGGCAACTCGTAGGCCCCGCAATGTGGGACGCCCGTTGTGTGTCTCTTGTTTCTCGTCAGGCCGTCTTCCGCAATGCCGTCGGCGCCAACTCATGTCGCAGCGACAAGTCGCCATTGGCGATCACTTGCCGAGCGAGCCGCTGTTCGAGGTTCATCACGATGGGGGCTTTCAGGTTCAGCGTAATGCCGCGCTCGTTCTTGCCCACGATGACCAGGACCTGAGCATCTTCAGGCTGCGCTAGTCTCAGTGAGGCCAGTTCCCGGCGATACACGCGTAGCTGATACTCCGGCACGAACCTTCGCGGACTGACCACTGCCAGTGCCACTTCGGGGCGTGTCGTACTTTGCAACCAGCCGAGCGCGTCGTTCTGTGCGTCGGCCAGCAGCACCCACGTGCTGCAATCTTCCAGCCCGAGCATCCCGTCCGAAAATCGGATGAGGTCTTCAGGTTGGACTTCCACGTTCGCGAATCGAGTCGTGCGGACTTGCATTGCGCACCCTCCCTGGATGTTGTGCAACCTGCCTTCTCTCACCGAGAGAAAGAGCACATGGCTTAGATCGGCTGCGGAGGTTTTGGTGGGCGAGGAAAAATGCCAGCACGGTGTCAGGTGATGGAAAGTGGGTAATCCCTGACGAGGTACAAAGCGCACGGGTGGCGCCGTCGTGCGCGCAGGCGGCATAATCGGCACGGTTGATCGCGTGGGGCCCGGGCGGCGATCGAAGCACGTCGTCGGTAGAATGGCATGATGCAGCCTGCGCACCACCTGCCCCCGCAATGCAGGTTCTACGCGCGTTTAAGCCGCACGTGTCCTGGCGGGCATTAACTCCGCGATCGAGCCGGCATCATTGACGTACAGGCCGCAAACGTTCGCCAGTCGGCGAATAGCGTCCTTATGGGCCCTGCCGAGCATTTCCGCGCCGCGACCGATCA contains the following coding sequences:
- the fliW gene encoding flagellar assembly protein FliW; this encodes MQVRTTRFANVEVQPEDLIRFSDGMLGLEDCSTWVLLADAQNDALGWLQSTTRPEVALAVVSPRRFVPEYQLRVYRRELASLRLAQPEDAQVLVIVGKNERGITLNLKAPIVMNLEQRLARQVIANGDLSLRHELAPTALRKTA